The Rhodospirillaceae bacterium region CCTGTGAAAAACGTGGTTTTTGCTACTTGCTCAGCTTTTTCCAACGTCTTTTCTTTAGTTGAAAATACCTTCCAACTATTATCTGCAGCTTTAACTCTAGCCCTGATATTTTTGGTGCCATTGACGGTCTCTAGAACGATTTTACCGTCTTCAAACTCTGCCAGTTTCGCCATTGCATTATATCCATACAATAACGGAGAGTTGGTGCCCCCGGCCCGAATCGAACGGGCACTCCCTTGCGAGAACCAGATTTTGAATCTGGCGCGTCTCATACCTACACTTGCTTTCACAAGCCACCCTATCAACTAGGGCTTGTGGGTCTGGACTATCCCATCATCCCGAAGGATGGAGTGATTATAGTCTCTGAACCTTCCCAAAACTTCTGGGCTTGGCTGCGGATTACCATATCATTTCTGACTTAGGCTTCCCCGCAATTTACACTCTGCATTCTCACCAATTACTTGATGAGTGGGCAAACATTTGTCTACCAGTTCCGCCACGGGGGCACTGCACACTCCGTAACATTTAACATTTGCCCAATCAATCACAAACTTCAGGTAGTCCGCTTTTTGTATAGGGCAAAGCCAAATTAATTTAGTGCGTGGACGTATTATACACGACAGGCACAAGCTGTAAAGCTGTACAAAAACTGTATAAATATTTTACTGATGTTTTTCAATGTGTTAGCGCGAAAAATAGCCGTATTACTAGCTTTTGAATCCCGCGCGTCTACCAGTTCCGCCACAGGGGCACTGCATTGGAAGCGGCCATCATAGCCAAGGCTTGGGCCGGGTCAATCGCGATATTGCAGATCGCTCAAGGGACTGCTAAACCTCCGCCACGGCAATCTTGTAAGGCGGAGAATATTCAAGTGATCAGAGGCCTCTACGACTGGACCATGAAACTGGCAGAGCACCGCAATGCCTTGGCCGCATTGGCTTTGGTGTCGTTCATCGAAAGTTCGGTGTTCCCCATCCCCCCCGATATCCTGATTATCCCGATGGTTCTGGCAGCCCGTGAAAAAGCCTGGACCATCGCCCTGATTTGCACGGTTGCTTCCGTCCTTGGCGGCGTCGCCGGTTACGGCATCGGTTATTTTCTTTATGAATCCATTGGCAGGGCGCTGCTCGATTTCTATGGCTACGCAGACAAATTCAGCCAGTTTCAAAATTATTACCACGAATGGGGCGCCTGGATCGTGGGCGGGGCCGGGCTGACACCCTTCCCCTACAAGGTTATCACCATCGCCAGTGGTGTCGCCGACCTGAATCTGGTCGTTTTCATCGTCGCCTCGGTGCTGTCGCGGGGCCTTCGCTTCTTTTTGGTCGCTGGCCTGCTGTGGTATTTCGGCGAACCGATCAGAGCCTTTATCGAAAAAAATCTGGGGCTCCTGGCAACCGCCTTTTTCGTCCTGCTGTTTGGTGGATTTGTCCTGATCAAGTTCCTGCATTAGTCTATTTCAATGCCCTTTAACCGCCTGATCCCCGCTTTCATTTTTCTGGTCACCGTCGGCGCCCTGTCGCTGGCGTTAACGGCCCAGCATGTCTACCGGCTGGAGCCCTGCATCCTGTGCCTGTACCAGCGCATTCCCTTTATTGTCACAGGTTTGCTGGCCGTCCTGGCGCTACGCCTGAAAGCCTCATCGGTACTGATCCCCCTGATTATTATCATCTGCGGCCTGGTCTATCTTGTCGGCGCGGGCATTGCCGTTTACCACGTCGGGGTAGAGCAGCACTGGTGGCTTTCGGGCTGTTCGGGCACCTTGTCCGACACCGTCAGTCTGCAGGATTTGCGGTCAAGCCTGATGCAAAAGCCGGAAAAATCCTGTGATGATGTGGACTGGACCCTTTTTGGAATCAGCATGGCGACCTATAATGTTATCGGCTCGGGCGTGCTTGGGATGGCCAGCATTGCGGCGGGCATACAATTGTCAAAGACACGCAAAACATGAGCAAAGAGCAAAAAGCCTATTCATCCGTAGACGGCCGCCTGCCCGGCGACCCCAGCCGCGAGTCCTTGATTGAACGCTTCATTCGTGTCGATCAGGCGGGCGAGTATGGCGCTGTGCGTATCTATGAAGGGCAGATGAGCGTTCTGGGAAAATCCGAAAGCGGACCGGTCATCAGTCACATGCTGGCCCAGGAAGAAGCCCACCTTGAGACATTTTCAAAAATGATCGGCAAGCGCCGGGTCCGGCCAACGGCCCTGCTGCCGCTGTGGCACCTGGCCGGGTTCGCACTGGGCGCCGGTACGGCATTAATGGGCGAGAAAGCGGCGATGGCGTGTACTGTCGCCGTCGAGGAAGTGATTGATGAGCACTACGCGGCCCAGGTCGAAAAACTTGAAGCCATGGGCGGTGACGAAAAAGAGTTGAGCGAAACGTGCGAGAAATTCCGCCTCGAAGAACTTGAGCACCGTGACACCGCCATTGAGCATGGCGCTGAAAAAGCTGCCGGTTACGAAGGCTTGAGCGCCCTGGTTAAAACCGGATCACGCATGGCGATCTGGCTGTCGGAACGCATTTAATTAGCGTTCGTGCTTGCGAATAAGTCCTGAAATAATACCCCTGAATGTGCGAACTTCCTGTTCGGTCATGTTTGCGCGCTGGAACATGTTGCGGATATTGCGGACCATGGCCGGACGTTTTTCAGGTGGCCTCAGGAACCCACACGCGTCCAGCTCGGTTTCCAGATGCTCGAACATACCAACCAGTTCGGACTTGTCGGCAAGGCGTGTGTTTTTGGGGATCCGCTCGTCAATGGCCGGTGTCGTATCGCCGGACTGGAACCATTCATACCCGATCAACAGCACCGCCTGGGCCAAATTAAGCGAACTGAAAGCCGGGTTCATGGGAATAGTGACCAGGGTGTCGGCCAGAGCCACATCGTCATTGTTGAGGCCCCAGGCTTCTCGTCCGAAAATCACGCCGGGAGTTCCGCCCGCAGCTATAACCTCGCGCATTTCCTGTGCGGCCGCGCGCGCGCTCAACACCCGTTTGGTCATGTCCCGGTCCCGGGCGGTGGTCGCGTAGACATGACTTAAACCGCTCAGGGCTTCAGGCGTCGTATCAAAAACCCGGACCGCATCAAGAACCACATCGGCCCCGACCGATGGCTTGATAGCATTTTCGTTTGGCCAGCCATGAACCGGTGCGACAAGCCGCAAATCACCCAGGGCGTTATTGAGCATGGCCCGGGCGCTCATGCCGATATTTTCACCCAGTTGTGGGTTAATCAGGATAATTGCCGGTGCGCTTTGGACCGCCGTCGCACTTGATTTTGGCGGCCTGCGGGTTTTCTTGCTTCCAGTCATTGGATTCTAGGTCACGCCGTCGCGATACAGCTTGTAGACGATACTGTCACGTAGCGCTTCATAAGAAGCCTCGATAATATTTGTCGAAACCCCGACCGTCGACCAGTGATCGCCGTGGTCGTCAGCGGACTCGATCATCACCCGCGGCATGGCGGCGGAGGCATCTGTGGAACGCAGGATGCGGACCTTGAAGTCAACAAGACGCAAATCTTCAAGGGCCGGATAAATTGGTGTCAAAACTTTCCTGAGCGCCATATCCAGTGCATTGACCGGGCCGTTACCTTCGGCCACCGTCATGTGTTCCTCGCCATCGACCGTCAGCTTGACGGTGGCTTCAGAGACGATCACCAGTTCACCCTTGGCGTTCCAGCGCCGCTCATCCAGAACCCTGAAATGGTTACAATGGAAATAGTCAGGCACCTTGCCAAGCGCGCGCCGCGCCAAAAGCTCGAAGCTGGCTTCCGCGCCATCGTAGGAATAACCGTCGAATTCCCGCTCCTTGACCTGTTCGACAAGCCGCACAACCTTGGGATCATCGGCTTCGACATCGATGCCGATTTCCCGGAACCGGGCCAGGATATTAGCCTTGCCCGCCTGATCGGAAACAACAATCTGGCGTGCATTGCCAACCAGACCGGGCTCTACATGTTCGTAGCTACGCGGGTCTTTTTCGACAGCTGACACATGCAAACCGCCCTTGTGGGCGAAAGCGGACTCACCCACGTACGGCGCACTGCGATCAGGTGAGCGATTGAGGTGCTCGTCAAGAACCCGTGACACATGCGACAGGTGGGTCAAGTCGTCAGCTGAAATGCCGGTCTCGTAACCCATTTTCAGAATCAGCGACGGAATAATCGTTATCAGGTTGGCATTGCCACAACGCTCGCCCAGGCCGTTCAAGGCCCCTTGAACCTGACGCGCACCGGCGCGAACGGCAGCCAGTGAATTGGCGACCGCGTTGCCCGTATCATCATGGCAATGGATACCCAGGTTGGTGCCCGGAATCTGTTCGCACACGGCGCTGACAATTTCCTCGATCTCATGGGGCAAGGTGCCGCCATTGGTGTCGCACAACACGATCCAGCGGGCACCAGCGTCAAAAGCCGCCTTCAGGCAAGCCATGGCGAATTCCGGGTTGGCCTTGTAGCCGTCAAAAAAATGCTCGGCGTCGAACATCACTTCTTCGACTTTGGATTGGGCGTGTTTTACGGAGTCTGAGATCATCGCGATGTTTTCGGAATGCTCGATTTCCAGGGCCACATCAACGTGGAAATCCCAGGTCTTGCCAACCATGCAGATGGCGTCAGTTCCGCAATCGAGCAAGGCGTTAAGTCCCGGATCATTATCGCTGGAGCGTCCAGCTCGCCTGGTCATGCCAAAGGCGGTCAGGCGCGCCCGTGTGAATGTTGGCGGGGCATTGAAAAAAGCATCGTCAGTCGGATTGGCGCCGGGCCAGCCACCTTCGATGTAGTCAACGCCAAGTTTGTCCAGTTCGGTGGCGATCAGCATCTTGTCGGACACGTTAAAATCGACGCCCTGGGTTTGGGCACCATCACGCAAGGTACAGTCATACAAATAAACGCGGTTGTCGCTCATGCTCTCAAGTAATCCCAGGATTGTAATTTCTATAAAATAACCAGCCTAATGCCGGAGAATGAACAATTTAAGCACTTTGCTCAAGGCTTTCTGCTAGAAAACAATGGTTTGAAGGTTCCCCACACCCGATTTCTTGATATAAGAAAGTATGAATGATCGTCCTGACCTGAGCGGTATTGGTGAAGAAGAACTTGCAGACTTTCTGGCTTTCCAGGAAAAAGTCCGCGACACCAATATCAATGAACTAACCTTGCTTGCGACTGATTACCTGAACCATTTCAACGAAATTGTCATGACCCTGGAAATGATTCCCGACATGCCGGAGCTGCTTGAGGACGCCAAGGAATGGCACCCAAAAGGTTATCAGGAACACATGCTGGATAGCACATTTTCGGACCGTGAGCTGGCGGCGGAGGCCTACAACCATGTGCCGAACAAATTTCGTGCCCCGTTCGAGCAGACGATCTCCCAGATCGATAACCTGATCGCCACCACCATCGACCGCATCGAAGGTGACCTGGCACAGGGAAACATGGATCTGGTCCGTGAAAACGCGACCGCTCTATCGAGGGTCATTCAACAATTGATGGATGTCGCAGGTGGCATTATCAACGGCAGCGCCAAAACCATGGAACAGTCGGAAATCGATATCATGATCGGCTAAGTCTGACGGCCTGCCACAATAGCCGTTTCCAGTGCCTGCAAAAATCGTGACCTGTCCTGCTTTGAAAACGGCGCCGGGCCACCGGTGACGGTACCCGTCTCACGCAGGTCGGCCATCAAATTTCGCGTCGCCAGGGCCATGCCGATGGAATCTTCACTAAAAGCCTGACCGTTTGGGCGAATGGCCCCGGCGCCTTTTTTCAATATACGGTCGGCCAACGGAATATCGTTGGTGACGGCAATATCGCCGGTTTGAATGTGCTCGACGATCCAGTCATCGGCAGCGTCCGCACCCTGCGTGACCACGACAATACGGACCATAGGATTAGCATGGGGGCGGATCCCGCCGTCACTGACCATATGAACCATCAAGCCGTGGCGATCGGCAACCTTAAGGATTTCCTCCTTAACCGGGCAGGCATCGGCGTCGATGTAAATTTCGATCATGATATTTATCCCTCAAGCGCCGGGCGGGTTCTCCGAACCCTTGGCTCGCCGCAGTGGCGTCGGCCCGCAGTCGCGGGCTTGGGGAACCATGTGACGCGGTAGGAGAATAGAGCTCCTGTCGCCATTTGAAACTTGACTTCCAGAGGCCCAACCAAGCGAACGGAGTGAGCGCCCGGCGACTGAGGGACCGAAACTCTAAGACTCATTCCCGCCGCCAGGTGGTGCCACCAGCGCCGTCTTCAAGGACGACCCCCTGCGCCGCCAGTTCATCACGGATACGGTCAGATTCGGCAAAGTCCTTGTCGGCGCGGGCCTGCGTGCGCTTGGTGATCAAATCCTCAATGGTGGCTTCGTCGAAACTGTCCGCACTTTCAGGCTGCCATTTGAACCAGTCCACGGGATCTTGTTGAAGAATTCCAAGGGCGCGACCGGCCCCAAGAAGTTTTTCCTTATACGGGGAAAATTCTTCAACCCATCCGCTATTTCCCATTGAAGAATTGAGTTCGTTTAAGATTGTGTGCAGATGAGAAATAGCACTTGGCGTATTTAAATCGTCAGAAAGTGCCTCCAAAACTTTTTCTGGCACTTTTGGTTCACCTTCAATTTTTGCTGCTGAAAGTTTTTGAATCGCTATGTAAAAACGATCCAGAATATGCTTCGCCTCCCTGATCCCATCCTTTGTAAAATCCATTGGCTGGCGGTAGTGGGTTTTGAGCAGCGCCAGTCTGATCGCCTCGCCGGGGAATTCTTCCAGCAGGTCGTGGACGGTGTAGAAGTTGCCGAGGCTTTTCGACATCTTCTCGCCTTCGCTCATCAGGTAGCCGTTGTGCATCCAAAGCCGAGCCATGTGCTCGGTGCCGTGGCTGCAACGGCTTTGCGCGATTTCGTTTTCGTGGTGTGGGAAAATCAAATCCTGGCCGCCGCCGTGAATGTCGAATTCTTCGCCCAGATACTTCTTGCTCATGGCCGAGCATTCCAAATGCCAGCCGGGACGGCCATAACCCCAGTCGCTTTCCCAACCGGGTTCAGTACCGCTAGAGGGCTTCCACAACACGAAATCGGCGGCGTCCTTCTTGTATGGCGCAACCTCAACCCGGGCACCGGCGACAATTTCATCGCGGGTATTGCCAGACAGCTTGCCGTAATCATCCCAGGAATTGGCCTCGAACAGTACGTGGCCGTCTTTTACGTAAGCGTGACCCTTTTCGATCAGGGTTTTGATCATCGCGATCATTTCAGGAATATGGTCCGTGGCGCGGGGTTCCTGATCCGGCTCAAGCGCATTCAGGGCCGCCATATCCTGATGAAAGACGGCGGCGGTGCCTTCGGTGAGGGTGCGGATATCGACACCGGTTTCGGCGGCCTTGGCGTTGATCTTGTCATCAACGTCGGTGATGTTGCGCACGTAGGTGACGTTCTCATAAAGGCTCTTGAGCAACTTGTAGAGGACATCAAAGACAACGACCGGGCGGGCGTTGCCGATATGGGCTAGGTCATAAACCGTCGGTCCGCACACATACATGCGGATATCGTCCTTGTCGATAGGCTCGAAAACTTCCTTCTGACGGGTCAGGGTATTGTGCAGTTTCAGTGTCAAGATTAGGAACCTTTGTTTACCTGATTGCCATGACCATGTGAACGCGCACCATGATTCTAATCTCACCGGGCATCACCGGTGCCCCGGCCCTGGCCGAACTGATGGCCATCATGCGTTGTTGCGGGAGCGGGCCACCGGCGGCGGCGTCCGTAATGGAGATCACCTGACCCAACTCAACCCCCGCGGCGGTGCTTAGTTGCGCCGCCTTGGCCAGGGCATCCTTGACCGCTTTTTTACGGGCTTCGGCCATCAGGGCGT contains the following coding sequences:
- a CDS encoding disulfide bond formation protein B, producing the protein MPFNRLIPAFIFLVTVGALSLALTAQHVYRLEPCILCLYQRIPFIVTGLLAVLALRLKASSVLIPLIIIICGLVYLVGAGIAVYHVGVEQHWWLSGCSGTLSDTVSLQDLRSSLMQKPEKSCDDVDWTLFGISMATYNVIGSGVLGMASIAAGIQLSKTRKT
- a CDS encoding RNA methyltransferase; this translates as MTGSKKTRRPPKSSATAVQSAPAIILINPQLGENIGMSARAMLNNALGDLRLVAPVHGWPNENAIKPSVGADVVLDAVRVFDTTPEALSGLSHVYATTARDRDMTKRVLSARAAAQEMREVIAAGGTPGVIFGREAWGLNNDDVALADTLVTIPMNPAFSSLNLAQAVLLIGYEWFQSGDTTPAIDERIPKNTRLADKSELVGMFEHLETELDACGFLRPPEKRPAMVRNIRNMFQRANMTEQEVRTFRGIISGLIRKHER
- a CDS encoding cysteine--tRNA ligase, which codes for MTLKLHNTLTRQKEVFEPIDKDDIRMYVCGPTVYDLAHIGNARPVVVFDVLYKLLKSLYENVTYVRNITDVDDKINAKAAETGVDIRTLTEGTAAVFHQDMAALNALEPDQEPRATDHIPEMIAMIKTLIEKGHAYVKDGHVLFEANSWDDYGKLSGNTRDEIVAGARVEVAPYKKDAADFVLWKPSSGTEPGWESDWGYGRPGWHLECSAMSKKYLGEEFDIHGGGQDLIFPHHENEIAQSRCSHGTEHMARLWMHNGYLMSEGEKMSKSLGNFYTVHDLLEEFPGEAIRLALLKTHYRQPMDFTKDGIREAKHILDRFYIAIQKLSAAKIEGEPKVPEKVLEALSDDLNTPSAISHLHTILNELNSSMGNSGWVEEFSPYKEKLLGAGRALGILQQDPVDWFKWQPESADSFDEATIEDLITKRTQARADKDFAESDRIRDELAAQGVVLEDGAGGTTWRRE
- a CDS encoding DedA family protein, which translates into the protein MIRGLYDWTMKLAEHRNALAALALVSFIESSVFPIPPDILIIPMVLAAREKAWTIALICTVASVLGGVAGYGIGYFLYESIGRALLDFYGYADKFSQFQNYYHEWGAWIVGGAGLTPFPYKVITIASGVADLNLVVFIVASVLSRGLRFFLVAGLLWYFGEPIRAFIEKNLGLLATAFFVLLFGGFVLIKFLH
- a CDS encoding demethoxyubiquinone hydroxylase family protein, whose amino-acid sequence is MSKEQKAYSSVDGRLPGDPSRESLIERFIRVDQAGEYGAVRIYEGQMSVLGKSESGPVISHMLAQEEAHLETFSKMIGKRRVRPTALLPLWHLAGFALGAGTALMGEKAAMACTVAVEEVIDEHYAAQVEKLEAMGGDEKELSETCEKFRLEELEHRDTAIEHGAEKAAGYEGLSALVKTGSRMAIWLSERI
- a CDS encoding YaiI/YqxD family protein, whose protein sequence is MIEIYIDADACPVKEEILKVADRHGLMVHMVSDGGIRPHANPMVRIVVVTQGADAADDWIVEHIQTGDIAVTNDIPLADRILKKGAGAIRPNGQAFSEDSIGMALATRNLMADLRETGTVTGGPAPFSKQDRSRFLQALETAIVAGRQT
- a CDS encoding citramalate synthase — encoded protein: MSDNRVYLYDCTLRDGAQTQGVDFNVSDKMLIATELDKLGVDYIEGGWPGANPTDDAFFNAPPTFTRARLTAFGMTRRAGRSSDNDPGLNALLDCGTDAICMVGKTWDFHVDVALEIEHSENIAMISDSVKHAQSKVEEVMFDAEHFFDGYKANPEFAMACLKAAFDAGARWIVLCDTNGGTLPHEIEEIVSAVCEQIPGTNLGIHCHDDTGNAVANSLAAVRAGARQVQGALNGLGERCGNANLITIIPSLILKMGYETGISADDLTHLSHVSRVLDEHLNRSPDRSAPYVGESAFAHKGGLHVSAVEKDPRSYEHVEPGLVGNARQIVVSDQAGKANILARFREIGIDVEADDPKVVRLVEQVKEREFDGYSYDGAEASFELLARRALGKVPDYFHCNHFRVLDERRWNAKGELVIVSEATVKLTVDGEEHMTVAEGNGPVNALDMALRKVLTPIYPALEDLRLVDFKVRILRSTDASAAMPRVMIESADDHGDHWSTVGVSTNIIEASYEALRDSIVYKLYRDGVT